A genomic stretch from Solibacillus isronensis includes:
- a CDS encoding DinB family protein: MYRVAEDFVKDWAISSKGALKVMQAIPDDKMHIAIVDEHNSLGWLSWHLVSVAGAFGHFAGLQIPGPGPDMPQPETMAEIIEKYEMVREAYKKEAASLTEEQLLEEVPAFGGMMKRGELLRTVITHQTHHVGQMTVLLRQAGLTVPPVMGPTKEMQ, encoded by the coding sequence ATGTATCGTGTAGCTGAAGATTTTGTAAAAGATTGGGCGATTTCATCAAAGGGAGCATTGAAAGTAATGCAAGCAATTCCAGATGACAAAATGCATATCGCCATCGTAGATGAACACAATTCATTAGGATGGTTATCATGGCATTTAGTAAGTGTAGCAGGCGCATTCGGCCATTTTGCAGGATTGCAAATTCCGGGTCCAGGTCCTGATATGCCACAGCCAGAGACAATGGCTGAAATTATAGAGAAGTATGAAATGGTGCGCGAAGCGTATAAAAAAGAAGCGGCATCATTAACAGAGGAACAGCTTTTAGAAGAAGTACCTGCTTTTGGAGGTATGATGAAGCGCGGTGAATTACTTCGCACAGTAATCACACACCAAACACATCATGTTGGCCAAATGACAGTACTACTTCGCCAAGCAGGTTTAACAGTACCGCCAGTAATGGGACCTACAAAAGAAATGCAATAA
- a CDS encoding amidohydrolase codes for MKQLWTNGTIYSMEQEGATVQAVLVQGGKIVETGTFEDLQVYADDIIDLQGAVMYPGFVDSHLHMIGHGEKLMRLDLTVATSGEELVQLVKNAADQLQDGQWLIGDGWNENQFKDGRIPTKEELDAVTNNPLFLNRVCHHVALVNSAALHLAGITINTEDPAGGKLGRHENDELNGLLYEQATGLVSSLFKQEGESYIESLAQSLQLAIEHMQSYGLTGGHTEEMSYYGHYMNPLTAYHRVVGERKHFRVNLLRHHAVFEEMITNNAPFNEPYIEPGAMKIFADGSLGGSTAALLAPYANDEHNKGMLIHTDAQMEALIQLARKYNEAVAIHIIGDGAMEQVLRYLEKYPVAEGKRDRLIHCCVVSEEQLARMKKLQVILDLQPAFVTSDYPWVTEKLGENRAGHHYAWKTFIDEGFICAAGTDAPIEAMSPFETIYAAVERKKPKDTHEGYNREQKVSRFEAVKMYTVGSAEAICKENERGYIRKGYDADFTILDTDLMKCSSEEILQTNALLTVVGGEIVYKK; via the coding sequence ATGAAGCAACTATGGACTAATGGCACGATATATTCGATGGAACAAGAAGGTGCGACCGTGCAGGCAGTGCTTGTACAAGGTGGAAAAATCGTGGAGACAGGAACATTCGAGGATTTACAAGTATATGCAGATGACATTATCGATTTACAGGGGGCAGTTATGTACCCGGGCTTTGTAGATAGCCATCTCCACATGATTGGACACGGTGAAAAGTTGATGCGCCTTGATTTGACAGTAGCGACAAGCGGTGAAGAGCTTGTACAACTGGTTAAAAATGCAGCGGACCAACTTCAGGATGGGCAGTGGCTCATTGGAGACGGCTGGAATGAAAATCAATTTAAAGATGGCCGTATTCCAACGAAAGAAGAGTTGGATGCTGTCACTAATAACCCACTGTTCCTTAACCGTGTGTGCCACCATGTTGCTTTAGTTAATTCAGCCGCACTCCATTTGGCGGGTATTACAATAAATACTGAAGATCCGGCAGGCGGAAAGCTTGGCCGTCATGAAAACGATGAGCTAAACGGATTGTTGTATGAACAGGCAACGGGTCTAGTATCTTCACTATTCAAACAAGAAGGAGAAAGCTATATTGAAAGCTTGGCGCAGTCCTTGCAACTGGCGATCGAACATATGCAATCTTATGGTTTAACGGGCGGACATACAGAAGAAATGAGTTATTATGGTCATTATATGAATCCATTAACTGCCTATCATCGCGTTGTTGGTGAACGGAAGCATTTCCGCGTAAACTTACTGCGCCATCACGCGGTATTCGAAGAAATGATTACGAATAATGCGCCGTTTAATGAACCTTATATCGAGCCGGGTGCGATGAAAATTTTCGCAGATGGTTCATTAGGCGGCTCTACTGCAGCACTATTGGCTCCCTATGCAAATGATGAACATAATAAAGGGATGCTCATTCATACTGATGCTCAAATGGAAGCACTCATTCAATTAGCGCGAAAATATAATGAAGCGGTAGCCATTCATATAATCGGTGATGGTGCAATGGAACAGGTGCTCCGATATTTAGAAAAATATCCCGTAGCTGAAGGGAAGCGCGACCGCCTGATCCATTGCTGTGTCGTATCAGAAGAACAGCTTGCCCGAATGAAGAAACTGCAGGTTATATTGGATTTGCAGCCGGCCTTTGTTACATCAGACTATCCATGGGTAACTGAGAAGCTTGGTGAAAACCGTGCTGGTCATCATTACGCTTGGAAAACGTTTATAGATGAAGGATTCATATGTGCGGCAGGTACCGATGCGCCGATTGAAGCGATGAGCCCATTTGAAACAATTTATGCGGCAGTCGAGCGAAAGAAGCCAAAAGATACACATGAAGGTTATAACCGTGAGCAAAAGGTTTCCCGCTTTGAGGCAGTGAAAATGTATACGGTTGGAAGTGCCGAGGCAATTTGTAAAGAAAACGAACGCGGCTATATCCGAAAAGGGTATGATGCGGATTTTACAATACTTGATACGGATTTAATGAAATGCAGCTCGGAAGAAATTCTCCAGACAAATGCATTGTTGACTGTCGTTGGAGGGGAAATCGTATATAAAAAATAA
- a CDS encoding MMPL family transporter — protein sequence MSKHPLEKWGSVMGGKKTRWVVLALWIMFAVLFALIFPQINSVENFVGDEIPDTYTSIQAGNIMEEEFSSDSGIPLLITWYNESGLTEEDLTNIKGLYKQLADDPLDGQETIPPFHNLPVQALMGSLSENGAALVTPVFFSTDKNSDVLKENLAIIKERTESQFGENPYDTNLEDEGLHARFSGPVGISIDATDLFKAADVQLMVATVIIILVILLVIYRSPILAIIPLIVVGVAYLVVSPLLGLMAENGWIDKDAQAVAIMIVLLFGAGTDYCLFLITRYRDILLTEDNKFTALASAVRESTGAIVMSGLTVVIGLATLALADYGAFQRFAVPFSFGVLITGFAVVTLLPAILGILGRAAFWPFVPRTEEAEKANAEKKNKPYKQRKPNHRYMRKVGEFVTSKPWLVIIVAGAILIGLAITSTNIKYNYDLISSFPEDMPSREGFTIIEENFTPGELAPVQLLVDSEGTDMDITEQLLRLPYVGVIKEMRKGETNNNIQLYEIDLDKNPYSNEAMDDVEQMKDDVKKILADNNLEDGKFWIGGETSSQLDTKVVQSGDESIIQPVMIIIIFVVLLAYLRALITSIQLMVTVVISFFSALGAGWLIIHYGLGHEAMASSIPLYSFVFIIALGNDYNIFMISDIWKNRKRGIAHKQAISNGIASTGAVITSAGLILAGTFLVLATLPIQLLVQFGIVTAVGVLLDTFVVRPLLVPALITVFGKWSYWPNKKLEK from the coding sequence ATGTCTAAACATCCATTGGAAAAATGGGGAAGTGTAATGGGCGGTAAGAAAACACGTTGGGTTGTTTTGGCTTTATGGATTATGTTTGCCGTTTTATTTGCACTTATCTTCCCGCAAATTAATAGTGTTGAAAACTTTGTGGGCGATGAAATCCCTGATACTTATACATCAATTCAAGCAGGAAACATTATGGAGGAAGAATTCTCATCTGATAGTGGGATCCCTTTATTAATTACTTGGTATAACGAATCTGGTCTTACAGAAGAAGATTTGACAAATATTAAAGGGTTATACAAACAACTGGCGGATGACCCGTTAGATGGACAGGAAACAATCCCGCCATTCCATAACCTTCCCGTTCAAGCATTGATGGGGTCACTTTCTGAGAACGGTGCAGCACTTGTCACACCAGTTTTCTTTTCAACAGATAAAAATTCAGATGTTCTAAAAGAAAATCTAGCGATTATTAAAGAACGTACGGAAAGTCAATTTGGTGAAAATCCGTATGATACAAATTTAGAGGATGAGGGACTTCATGCTCGATTCTCTGGACCGGTTGGTATCTCAATTGATGCGACAGATCTTTTTAAAGCAGCTGACGTACAACTAATGGTTGCCACTGTCATTATCATTTTAGTCATCTTATTAGTAATTTACCGTTCACCAATTTTAGCGATTATCCCATTAATTGTTGTAGGGGTAGCGTATTTAGTTGTAAGTCCATTATTGGGCTTAATGGCTGAAAACGGATGGATCGATAAAGATGCGCAAGCGGTAGCGATTATGATTGTTTTACTGTTTGGTGCAGGTACGGACTATTGTTTGTTCTTAATTACACGTTACCGAGATATATTGCTGACTGAAGATAATAAATTTACAGCGTTGGCATCGGCTGTACGTGAATCAACAGGCGCAATCGTAATGAGTGGCTTAACAGTAGTAATCGGTTTAGCGACATTGGCATTGGCGGATTACGGCGCATTCCAGCGTTTTGCTGTTCCGTTTAGCTTTGGTGTATTAATTACAGGTTTTGCAGTAGTTACATTGCTTCCGGCTATTCTTGGGATTTTAGGGCGCGCAGCGTTTTGGCCATTTGTTCCTCGTACGGAGGAAGCTGAAAAAGCAAATGCCGAAAAGAAAAACAAACCATATAAACAACGTAAACCTAATCACCGCTATATGCGTAAGGTGGGTGAATTTGTTACTTCGAAACCATGGCTTGTCATAATTGTTGCAGGTGCGATATTAATTGGTTTGGCAATTACTTCTACAAATATTAAGTATAACTACGATTTAATTTCTTCATTCCCTGAAGATATGCCATCACGTGAAGGATTTACAATCATTGAAGAAAACTTTACACCAGGTGAATTGGCGCCGGTGCAGTTGTTGGTAGACAGTGAAGGAACTGATATGGACATTACAGAACAACTGTTAAGACTCCCATATGTCGGTGTAATAAAAGAAATGCGTAAAGGTGAAACAAACAACAACATCCAACTTTATGAAATTGATTTGGATAAAAATCCATACTCAAATGAAGCGATGGATGATGTTGAGCAAATGAAGGACGATGTTAAAAAGATTCTTGCGGATAACAATCTGGAAGACGGCAAATTCTGGATCGGGGGCGAAACGAGTTCGCAACTTGATACAAAAGTCGTTCAGTCAGGCGATGAAAGTATCATTCAACCTGTCATGATCATTATTATTTTCGTCGTATTATTAGCGTACTTACGTGCTTTAATCACATCGATTCAATTAATGGTAACAGTAGTAATATCTTTCTTCTCTGCTTTAGGTGCAGGTTGGTTGATCATCCATTACGGTTTAGGACATGAAGCGATGGCTAGTTCGATTCCACTGTACAGTTTCGTATTTATTATCGCATTAGGTAATGACTATAATATTTTCATGATTTCTGATATATGGAAAAACCGCAAGCGTGGTATTGCGCATAAACAAGCCATTTCAAATGGTATTGCTTCAACGGGTGCAGTAATTACATCTGCTGGTCTGATTTTAGCTGGTACATTCCTAGTATTAGCGACATTACCAATACAGCTATTAGTACAATTCGGTATCGTAACAGCGGTAGGGGTACTGCTTGATACGTTTGTCGTACGTCCATTACTCGTACCGGCCCTCATTACGGTGTTTGGTAAATGGTCATACTGGCCGAATAAAAAGCTAGAAAAATAA
- a CDS encoding ABC transporter ATP-binding protein, translating to MFNVFVKLKWFLKMYRKQYTIAIVLLMLASFIEVLPPWILGEAIDDMTNGDMNQMQLLKYVGFVIGAAIVSYALNFIWQYQLFGGSITLDRILRKKLMHQFLKMTPTFYEKNRTGDLMAKATNDLNAVTLTAGFGIMTLIDSTVYMALIILAMGFFISWKLTFFAMLPIPIMAILIQYLGKIVHERYMKAQDAFGEMNDNVLESVAGTRVIRAYVQEKKDEERFSEMSENIFAKNMRVAYINGLFMPITKIGTGICYVIALGYGAVLVSNNELTVGQLVSFNVYLGLAIWPMFAIGELINVMQQGSASLDRVQDTLEYEADVQNPPSPMTHHVPNSIGFSEFTFQYPLSQVKNLQQISLNLKKGQTLGIVGKTGSGKTTFIRQLLREYPLGNGQIAINDTDLAQMTKEQILDWIGYVPQDHVLFSRTIRENILFGKENATNGEIEEAIRLADFEKDLANLPLGIETLVGEKGVSLSGGQKQRVSIARALIKDPEILILDDSLSAVDAKTESKIIENIQTERAGKTTIISTHRLSGIQHADEIIVLDDGYIVERGTHEELLRLGGWYKEQFDRQQLEEVEQ from the coding sequence ATGTTTAATGTATTTGTGAAATTAAAATGGTTTTTAAAAATGTATCGTAAGCAGTATACAATTGCGATTGTACTCCTTATGCTGGCGAGCTTTATCGAAGTTTTGCCTCCATGGATTTTAGGGGAAGCCATAGATGACATGACAAATGGAGATATGAATCAGATGCAGCTGCTGAAGTATGTAGGCTTCGTTATTGGTGCTGCCATCGTGAGCTATGCTTTAAACTTCATATGGCAATATCAGTTATTTGGCGGTTCCATTACGCTTGACCGTATTTTGCGAAAAAAACTGATGCATCAATTTTTAAAAATGACCCCGACGTTTTACGAAAAAAACCGTACTGGTGATTTAATGGCCAAAGCTACAAACGATTTAAATGCAGTTACATTAACTGCCGGCTTCGGTATTATGACCCTCATTGATTCGACGGTCTATATGGCCCTGATCATTTTAGCAATGGGCTTTTTCATCTCTTGGAAGCTGACATTTTTTGCGATGCTCCCAATTCCAATCATGGCTATACTCATTCAATATTTAGGGAAAATTGTTCATGAACGCTATATGAAGGCACAGGATGCATTCGGTGAAATGAATGACAATGTGCTGGAGTCTGTTGCGGGAACTCGTGTCATCCGCGCATATGTTCAAGAAAAGAAAGATGAAGAACGCTTTTCGGAAATGAGCGAAAACATTTTTGCCAAAAACATGCGTGTCGCTTATATTAACGGACTCTTCATGCCAATTACAAAAATCGGAACTGGTATTTGTTATGTAATCGCATTAGGTTACGGAGCTGTTCTTGTTTCAAATAATGAGCTAACGGTTGGTCAGCTCGTTTCATTTAACGTGTATTTAGGTTTGGCAATTTGGCCTATGTTTGCAATTGGCGAGCTTATTAATGTCATGCAGCAAGGAAGTGCTTCGCTTGACCGTGTACAGGATACTTTGGAATATGAAGCGGATGTACAAAATCCTCCTTCACCAATGACACATCATGTACCGAATTCTATCGGGTTTTCTGAGTTTACATTCCAGTACCCTCTATCTCAGGTGAAAAACTTGCAGCAAATCTCACTGAACCTAAAAAAAGGGCAAACACTTGGTATTGTCGGGAAAACAGGTTCAGGTAAGACAACATTTATTCGTCAGCTTTTGCGTGAATATCCGTTAGGCAATGGGCAAATAGCCATTAATGATACGGACTTGGCACAAATGACAAAAGAACAAATTTTGGACTGGATCGGCTATGTGCCACAGGACCATGTACTATTCTCCCGTACAATCCGTGAAAACATTTTATTCGGGAAAGAAAATGCTACGAACGGTGAAATCGAAGAAGCAATTCGACTGGCAGACTTTGAAAAAGATTTAGCAAATTTACCGCTTGGCATTGAAACACTTGTCGGTGAAAAAGGCGTATCTTTATCAGGTGGCCAAAAACAGCGTGTATCAATTGCACGTGCGTTGATTAAAGATCCGGAAATTCTAATTTTGGACGATTCTTTATCTGCTGTCGATGCAAAAACAGAATCAAAAATTATCGAAAATATACAAACAGAGCGCGCTGGAAAAACGACAATCATTTCAACTCACCGCCTGTCAGGTATTCAGCATGCGGATGAAATTATCGTGCTGGATGATGGTTATATCGTTGAACGAGGTACTCATGAAGAGCTCCTACGCTTAGGCGGATGGTACAAAGAGCAGTTTGACCGCCAGCAGCTTGAGGAGGTGGAGCAATGA
- a CDS encoding fructose-2,6-bisphosphatase: MRKLLLVMLFALVLAACGTKETSDDVNNVPGNNSDNVTQGSPEVKEEKITLYKSDENAENTVPFDENYDSSKEELVPFIFSKVNEHEVELLDYTIENEDKSLVLNLGDDIYTIQGSAGANMFVETLARSYFENLPELQDITFLYKGSDEPILDHMNIGLPYKRQDFDM; encoded by the coding sequence ATGAGGAAATTGTTATTAGTCATGCTATTTGCGCTTGTGCTCGCAGCATGCGGGACAAAAGAGACGAGTGATGATGTAAATAATGTCCCGGGAAATAATTCAGACAATGTAACACAGGGTAGCCCTGAAGTGAAAGAGGAAAAGATTACTTTATATAAATCAGATGAGAATGCTGAAAATACCGTTCCATTTGATGAAAATTATGATAGCAGTAAAGAAGAGCTAGTACCGTTTATTTTCTCAAAAGTGAATGAACATGAGGTAGAGCTGCTTGATTATACGATAGAAAACGAAGATAAAAGTTTAGTGCTTAATTTAGGTGATGATATTTATACGATTCAAGGTTCTGCAGGTGCCAATATGTTTGTTGAGACATTAGCGCGTTCTTATTTCGAGAATTTACCTGAATTGCAGGATATAACGTTTCTTTATAAAGGATCGGATGAACCAATCTTAGATCATATGAATATAGGACTACCATATAAACGACAAGATTTTGATATGTAG
- a CDS encoding TSUP family transporter translates to MGFELDPQLVIILICFGFLAAFIDSVVGGGGLISLPALMFAGLSPSAAVATNKLAGTMGSLTSTITFYRSGKLDIKSVMKYFPWVFISSMIGAWIVHLLDPNLLKPLMLIMLAAVAVYTIFKKDWGSISAVKSLSKTKYILFFLVISLIGFYDGFLGPGTGSFLIFAFLMVGYDFLKAAGNAKLLNFGSNIGALLMFIYLGQINYTYGLIMGAAQIVGAIVGSRFAIKRGSGYVRVLFIIVTITLLAKNSYDFFLK, encoded by the coding sequence ATGGGATTTGAGTTAGACCCACAACTAGTTATTATTTTAATTTGTTTTGGTTTTTTAGCAGCATTTATCGATTCCGTTGTGGGAGGCGGTGGCCTTATTTCACTGCCTGCATTAATGTTTGCAGGGCTAAGTCCCTCTGCAGCTGTTGCTACAAACAAACTCGCCGGGACAATGGGATCCTTAACGAGTACTATTACCTTTTATCGGTCTGGAAAGCTGGATATTAAATCCGTCATGAAGTATTTTCCGTGGGTTTTTATTAGTTCGATGATCGGGGCTTGGATTGTTCATTTACTTGATCCAAACTTATTGAAACCTTTAATGCTGATTATGCTGGCCGCTGTTGCTGTCTATACAATTTTCAAAAAAGATTGGGGCAGTATTTCAGCGGTAAAATCACTTTCAAAGACAAAGTATATTTTATTTTTCTTAGTGATTTCACTGATTGGTTTTTATGATGGATTTTTAGGTCCTGGTACCGGGTCATTCCTTATATTTGCATTTCTAATGGTGGGCTATGATTTCTTAAAGGCAGCCGGTAATGCAAAACTCCTTAACTTTGGGAGTAATATCGGGGCTCTTTTAATGTTTATCTATTTAGGGCAGATCAATTATACATATGGTTTGATAATGGGGGCCGCACAAATTGTCGGCGCGATTGTCGGTTCACGGTTTGCAATTAAGCGTGGAAGTGGCTATGTGCGTGTCCTTTTTATCATCGTCACGATTACATTACTTGCAAAAAATAGCTATGATTTTTTCCTGAAATAA
- a CDS encoding YjjG family noncanonical pyrimidine nucleotidase, producing the protein MKDYQFLLFDLDDTLLDFKAAESLALPKLFEAYQLPLTPQIEAVYREINTGLWRALEEGLITREFLMETRFGKTFAHFGVEIDGRVLDAEYRSYLAESKVFVEGALELIQTLAPDYELYITSNGLAETQMKRLQVTGLAPYFKQVFVSENTGYQKPMKPFFDFVFERIPNFDPNKAMIIGDSYSADIIGGANAGIDTCWLNPLNAVPATIHPTYEIQKLAQLLPIINSKKAINQQPLGI; encoded by the coding sequence ATGAAGGATTATCAATTTTTATTGTTTGACTTAGATGATACATTACTGGATTTTAAAGCTGCAGAAAGTTTAGCTTTGCCGAAATTATTTGAAGCATATCAGCTACCATTAACGCCTCAAATCGAAGCTGTTTACCGAGAAATTAATACCGGTTTATGGCGCGCGCTTGAAGAAGGGCTGATTACTCGTGAATTTTTAATGGAAACCCGATTCGGAAAGACATTCGCGCATTTTGGCGTTGAAATAGATGGCAGGGTATTGGATGCTGAATACCGTAGCTATTTAGCAGAAAGTAAAGTGTTTGTTGAAGGTGCATTGGAGCTGATTCAAACATTGGCACCTGACTATGAACTGTACATTACATCGAATGGATTGGCGGAGACACAGATGAAGCGCCTCCAAGTAACAGGTTTGGCACCTTATTTTAAGCAAGTTTTCGTTTCGGAAAATACAGGCTATCAAAAACCAATGAAGCCATTTTTTGATTTTGTGTTTGAACGAATTCCAAATTTCGATCCAAACAAGGCGATGATTATTGGTGATTCCTACAGTGCAGATATTATCGGTGGTGCAAATGCCGGAATAGATACATGCTGGCTTAACCCGTTGAATGCAGTACCAGCAACAATTCATCCAACTTATGAAATACAAAAGCTGGCACAACTTTTACCGATAATAAACAGTAAAAAAGCTATCAATCAACAGCCTTTAGGAATTTAG
- a CDS encoding DNA-deoxyinosine glycosylase, with amino-acid sequence MGPIRNILPPIVDEKTKVLILGSMPGKQSLEKQQYYGNRRNHFWPIMGRLLATDIPEDYNERIALLRKHCIGLWDSIESCEREGSLDATIKNEVPNNFSELFKKYPQIQLVLFNGGKSFDVFKRHIGLEVLGGRAYKKMPSTSPIPGKNIKTFDEKVEIWSIVQDYLS; translated from the coding sequence ATGGGGCCAATCCGAAATATATTACCTCCGATTGTGGATGAAAAAACTAAAGTGCTCATCCTCGGATCGATGCCAGGAAAGCAATCATTAGAAAAGCAACAGTACTACGGCAACAGACGGAATCACTTTTGGCCGATTATGGGAAGGCTTCTAGCAACCGATATTCCGGAAGACTATAACGAAAGAATTGCACTTCTTCGTAAACATTGTATAGGGCTCTGGGATTCAATCGAAAGCTGTGAACGCGAAGGGAGCCTGGATGCAACAATAAAAAATGAAGTACCGAATAACTTTTCGGAGCTGTTTAAAAAATATCCGCAAATACAGCTTGTCCTCTTTAATGGCGGGAAAAGCTTCGATGTTTTTAAAAGACATATTGGACTTGAAGTTTTGGGCGGGCGGGCATACAAAAAAATGCCATCAACAAGTCCGATTCCAGGAAAAAATATTAAAACCTTTGATGAAAAAGTTGAAATATGGAGCATTGTGCAAGATTATTTATCTTAA
- a CDS encoding ABC transporter ATP-binding protein: MSTSKRLYLYALKFKKPILIGLALLTIAVATDIAGPFIAKYIIDHYMEPGNLQVEPIAILLSIFFLLSVLTAVFRYLMFIFLQRGANFVIQQLRKDVFGHIQKLPIEYFDNLPAGKVVARVTNDTEAIRNLYVTVLSQFANSFITIAGVYIALFILNWKMALFALLLIPIVYVWMILYRKFASQYNHIIRTKIADINAMINESINGMTIIQAFRREEQMKQEFDEMNDEHYKYNRKLLVLDSATSHNLVNILRLGMFAVFVFYFGTQSMTLPEAVTAGTLYAFVDYITRLFNPITNLVNQFSQLERSLVAGSRVFELLDQQGETVSTERIERYKGNVVFDHVSFAYKNDEYVLKNIHFEAKEGETIALVGHTGSGKSSIMNLLFRFYDPQKGRIVIDGKDITKLPRQAIREHMGIVLQDPYLFTGTIASNISLNDKRISRETVEKALEAVGGERVLSKFEKGIDEPVIEKGSTLSSGQRQLISFARALAFDPAILILDEATSNIDSETEEIIQHAMDVLKKGRTTFIIAHRLSTIKNADKILVLDRGEIVEQGSHDELVALGGKYELMYRLQSGSLTS; encoded by the coding sequence ATGAGTACATCAAAACGACTGTACCTGTATGCTTTAAAATTTAAAAAACCGATTTTAATCGGGTTAGCTTTATTAACAATTGCGGTCGCAACTGATATTGCAGGACCGTTCATCGCAAAATATATTATCGACCACTACATGGAACCGGGTAATCTTCAAGTAGAACCGATCGCGATACTGCTGTCGATCTTCTTCTTATTATCTGTGCTGACTGCTGTGTTCCGTTATTTAATGTTCATCTTTTTACAACGTGGTGCAAACTTTGTAATTCAGCAGTTACGGAAAGACGTATTTGGACATATTCAAAAGCTGCCAATTGAATACTTCGATAACTTACCAGCCGGAAAAGTTGTTGCACGTGTCACAAATGATACCGAGGCAATACGCAATCTATACGTAACTGTACTTTCGCAATTTGCGAACAGCTTTATTACCATTGCAGGGGTATATATAGCTTTATTTATTTTAAATTGGAAAATGGCACTCTTCGCTCTATTACTCATTCCAATTGTTTATGTTTGGATGATTTTATACCGAAAGTTCGCTTCACAGTACAACCATATTATTCGAACAAAAATTGCGGATATTAATGCAATGATCAATGAATCGATTAATGGGATGACGATTATTCAGGCATTCCGCCGGGAAGAACAGATGAAGCAAGAGTTCGACGAAATGAATGACGAACATTATAAATACAACCGTAAACTTTTAGTGCTGGACTCCGCGACATCTCATAACCTTGTCAATATTTTACGACTTGGAATGTTTGCAGTATTTGTTTTTTACTTCGGTACTCAATCGATGACATTGCCTGAAGCGGTAACAGCAGGTACGCTATATGCGTTTGTTGATTATATTACGCGCCTGTTCAATCCGATCACGAACTTAGTCAATCAGTTCTCCCAGCTTGAACGTTCACTGGTAGCAGGTTCACGGGTATTTGAACTGCTTGATCAGCAAGGGGAAACTGTAAGTACAGAACGAATTGAACGTTATAAAGGAAATGTTGTGTTTGATCATGTCTCATTCGCCTATAAAAATGATGAATATGTATTGAAAAATATTCACTTTGAAGCAAAAGAAGGCGAAACAATTGCACTTGTCGGTCATACAGGATCGGGGAAAAGTTCGATTATGAATTTACTGTTCCGCTTCTATGATCCGCAAAAAGGCCGTATTGTCATTGACGGGAAAGATATTACGAAGCTTCCGCGCCAAGCGATTCGTGAGCATATGGGAATCGTATTGCAGGATCCGTATTTGTTCACCGGGACAATCGCTTCGAACATTAGCCTCAATGATAAGCGGATTTCAAGAGAAACCGTTGAAAAAGCGCTCGAAGCAGTCGGAGGCGAACGTGTCTTATCAAAATTCGAAAAAGGAATTGATGAGCCTGTAATCGAAAAAGGAAGTACGCTTTCTTCTGGTCAGCGCCAGTTAATTTCGTTTGCGCGTGCGCTTGCATTTGATCCGGCTATTCTTATTCTGGATGAGGCGACATCGAATATCGACTCAGAAACAGAGGAAATTATCCAACATGCAATGGACGTACTGAAAAAAGGCCGTACAACGTTTATTATCGCCCACCGACTTTCCACTATTAAAAATGCAGATAAAATTTTAGTATTGGATCGTGGTGAAATTGTTGAACAAGGCAGCCATGATGAACTTGTGGCACTTGGCGGTAAGTATGAACTGATGTATCGCCTGCAATCCGGTTCATTAACTTCTTAA